A region from the Leptospira neocaledonica genome encodes:
- a CDS encoding cytidylyltransferase domain-containing protein has product MSGIHLTPKPKVRSLFAFIQARTGSTRFPKKVIRPIPPNSDKTILDHIHSRVLKILPNSRIIYLIPEGDLELESFLEKNGMHHFFGPLEDVRQRYILASEKFNADAILRLTGDNPFYDTTHLDLLIQTFIESDSDLAYFKGLPLGTGGEVFRTSTLLNLSNSQQEERHKEHVSLHIKEDPNLYKITAIPSLLTKEEVSRLANFRLTVDTPEDFETVSDLLTQKSFESIGNFNTKEFLEWEKESPSLFQKNLDVPQVKFALPSPNQTYKGKVAVLVAPAKEFGSGHFSRTSLLYSFLPYRGWEPEWLSTFPKDGEYNILLIDYRDIKIPISYQKTKVLLLDHFGEDRSLLAPEARDLVLADNINFKTDYKRKYDFWDLLPHPGNDRNFNWEQILIPPNLISAATNEEKSSHKEYEIFCYAGNLGKEESENIDSFLVQNSSKKKIRIGGTPPQTNEIQYYSRLSRVQYLQTLRSSEKFLGYFGQSLFEALFLKIPSATFSISPIHRELSHILEKYNIPFTDLRQKVEFSLGAKTVGENGYKVLLDKIDSII; this is encoded by the coding sequence ATGAGTGGTATACATTTAACGCCTAAACCTAAGGTCCGTTCTTTATTCGCTTTTATACAGGCGAGGACCGGATCCACAAGATTTCCTAAAAAAGTAATCCGTCCAATTCCTCCCAATTCGGACAAAACGATCTTGGATCATATTCATTCCAGGGTTCTAAAGATCTTACCGAATTCCAGGATCATATACCTAATCCCGGAAGGAGATTTAGAACTGGAGTCTTTTTTAGAGAAGAACGGAATGCACCACTTCTTCGGGCCTTTGGAAGATGTACGACAAAGGTATATTCTTGCTTCCGAAAAATTCAATGCGGATGCAATCCTTAGGCTAACTGGGGACAATCCATTTTATGACACGACTCATTTAGATTTACTCATCCAAACGTTCATAGAATCTGATTCTGATCTGGCCTATTTTAAAGGATTACCTCTTGGAACCGGAGGAGAAGTTTTTAGGACTTCTACACTTCTAAATCTTTCAAACTCACAACAAGAAGAAAGACATAAAGAACATGTAAGCCTTCATATAAAAGAAGATCCGAATTTATACAAAATTACCGCTATCCCTAGTCTACTGACAAAAGAAGAAGTTTCCAGGCTGGCAAATTTCAGACTAACTGTGGATACTCCTGAAGACTTTGAAACCGTCTCTGACTTACTTACTCAGAAATCGTTCGAGTCTATTGGCAATTTTAATACGAAAGAATTTTTAGAATGGGAAAAAGAATCACCTTCTTTATTCCAAAAGAACCTGGATGTTCCTCAGGTAAAATTCGCTCTTCCTTCTCCGAACCAAACATATAAAGGAAAAGTCGCAGTATTGGTCGCTCCCGCAAAGGAATTCGGTTCAGGACATTTTTCTAGGACTTCTCTTCTGTATTCTTTCTTACCGTATAGAGGCTGGGAGCCTGAATGGCTTTCTACATTTCCGAAAGACGGAGAATATAATATTCTTCTAATAGATTATAGGGATATTAAGATCCCGATCTCTTATCAAAAAACGAAAGTTTTACTCTTAGATCATTTCGGAGAAGATAGGAGCTTGTTGGCTCCCGAAGCCCGTGACTTGGTATTGGCCGATAACATAAACTTTAAAACGGACTATAAACGGAAATACGATTTTTGGGACCTTCTTCCCCATCCAGGGAACGATCGTAATTTTAACTGGGAGCAAATCCTAATCCCTCCGAATCTGATCTCAGCCGCAACAAACGAAGAAAAAAGTTCTCATAAAGAGTATGAAATCTTTTGTTACGCGGGAAACCTAGGAAAGGAAGAATCTGAAAATATAGATAGCTTCCTTGTCCAAAATTCCTCTAAAAAAAAGATCCGGATCGGAGGAACTCCTCCTCAAACAAACGAGATACAATATTATTCTAGACTTTCAAGAGTCCAATACTTGCAAACATTGAGATCTTCCGAAAAATTCTTGGGATATTTCGGCCAAAGTCTGTTCGAGGCCCTGTTCTTAAAAATCCCTTCTGCAACCTTCTCCATTTCGCCTATTCATAGGGAACTTTCTCATATTTTAGAAAAATATAATATTCCATTTACGGACTTGAGGCAAAAAGTCGAATTCTCTTTAGGAGCAAAGACGGTCGGAGAGAATGGATATAAAGTTTTGTTAGATAAAATAGATTCTATTATTTAA
- a CDS encoding S8 family serine peptidase translates to MTKRFLKPALVCIVLFAVSCNKPISQGDWLNSIFSFNLSVGQKNSGNVNASEEVVNMYADKIRSGAYQINPGAPQTSRLSVSMGVSTESSSALPDQLWIDLKEIEVVSSSGESTIQATSALSVDLIQAQANPALLLKKLTIGSGFYKQIKLRLSDLEGKAVKSGQEYTVTISGNEEIIIKQTSPFELVTGLSTNLMLETDFSSLIFIDGQGYTFTPQISLKESNLSLPFVQGLAIVKFKTVITKSFSEEGYAVVGLESTDLILKKYECGEIFPISDSLGELDTEASSAVGLDRTYLLVFKEDRDILEALFELSADPNVESVSLNNFVDSSETVPNDPAANKYGGFGREQVKYLDPIRAYDGWDITKGSPDITIAVIDTGIDDGHPDLAGRVIQGPSIRLVTDTLFLVWDKTILVVPYLKTVLGPSFIPKLPLYYSSFHGTHVAGIIGATANNSLGGVGLNWNSKILSIPVFDYWASENDLRTTDLQVGTGILEAARRGAKVINMSLGGEGFFICQLGCLRTIFSHQTEKDAVAYAYAKRIVLVASAGNETKKISPFPGTAEAPGAYPASFPEVISVSALSYGWSYNQLTYFSNYGKVDVAAPGDLIYSTTLQNSYIYAAGTSMAAPMVSALAGLVLSLRPELHPSIVKEKICNNATSLGTTAAAIEKYGCGRLNVGNTLITMNSEFPPPQITSNCGAPGQPACWAGMYLAPWSHQFTATDGLPPYTWSVVSGRLPGAAGSTQYNTNTGYMWGPATFWWGPGWTFEMKVTDARGNSDIRSFYFISTL, encoded by the coding sequence ATGACGAAAAGATTTTTGAAACCAGCGCTTGTATGTATCGTTTTATTTGCGGTTTCTTGTAATAAGCCTATTAGCCAGGGCGATTGGCTTAATTCTATTTTTTCGTTTAATTTATCCGTAGGCCAAAAGAATTCCGGAAATGTAAACGCTTCTGAAGAAGTAGTTAATATGTATGCGGACAAGATCCGATCCGGAGCTTACCAAATTAATCCGGGAGCCCCTCAAACTTCTAGACTTTCCGTAAGTATGGGTGTTTCTACAGAAAGTTCTTCAGCTTTGCCTGATCAATTATGGATTGATTTAAAGGAAATCGAAGTCGTTTCTTCTTCCGGCGAGAGTACGATTCAAGCTACAAGTGCATTGTCTGTCGACTTGATACAAGCCCAAGCAAATCCGGCGTTACTTTTAAAAAAATTAACAATAGGCTCCGGTTTTTATAAACAAATTAAATTAAGATTATCGGATTTAGAAGGAAAGGCGGTTAAGTCCGGTCAGGAATACACCGTCACTATTTCGGGTAACGAAGAAATTATCATAAAACAAACTTCTCCCTTTGAATTGGTTACCGGACTTTCTACAAATCTGATGTTGGAAACGGATTTTAGTTCTCTTATTTTTATAGACGGTCAGGGATACACATTTACTCCCCAAATTAGTCTTAAAGAATCGAATCTTTCACTCCCTTTCGTGCAAGGCTTAGCTATCGTAAAATTCAAAACGGTAATAACGAAAAGTTTTAGCGAGGAAGGATATGCAGTTGTCGGTTTGGAATCCACGGACCTAATCCTGAAAAAATATGAATGCGGTGAGATATTTCCAATTTCGGATTCCTTAGGAGAGCTGGACACGGAAGCAAGTTCCGCTGTCGGATTAGATCGAACGTATCTTTTGGTCTTCAAGGAGGATCGTGATATTCTCGAAGCATTATTTGAACTTTCTGCGGATCCGAATGTAGAATCGGTTAGTTTAAATAATTTTGTGGATTCCAGCGAAACTGTTCCAAATGATCCGGCTGCAAACAAATACGGCGGATTCGGAAGAGAGCAGGTAAAATATTTGGATCCGATTCGTGCATATGATGGCTGGGACATTACCAAAGGTAGTCCAGATATCACAATTGCAGTTATAGATACCGGTATTGACGATGGGCATCCTGATTTGGCGGGACGAGTAATCCAAGGCCCTTCCATTCGATTGGTGACGGACACGTTATTCTTAGTATGGGATAAGACTATTTTAGTCGTTCCTTATTTAAAGACCGTATTGGGTCCGAGTTTTATTCCAAAACTTCCTTTATATTACTCTTCTTTTCATGGGACTCACGTTGCAGGAATTATAGGCGCAACTGCTAATAATAGTCTAGGAGGAGTGGGGTTAAATTGGAATAGTAAAATCCTTTCTATTCCAGTTTTTGATTATTGGGCTTCTGAAAACGATTTAAGAACTACTGATCTTCAGGTCGGAACTGGTATCTTGGAAGCGGCAAGACGTGGCGCAAAAGTGATTAATATGAGTTTGGGGGGCGAAGGTTTTTTTATATGCCAGTTGGGTTGTTTACGCACTATTTTCTCGCACCAAACTGAAAAGGATGCAGTTGCTTATGCGTATGCCAAGCGGATTGTTTTAGTTGCTTCCGCAGGAAATGAAACCAAGAAAATTTCTCCTTTTCCTGGAACTGCAGAGGCACCAGGTGCTTATCCTGCTAGTTTTCCGGAAGTGATTTCGGTTAGTGCTTTAAGTTACGGTTGGAGTTATAACCAATTAACGTATTTTTCTAATTATGGAAAAGTGGATGTAGCTGCACCAGGAGATCTCATATACTCTACTACATTACAAAATTCATATATTTATGCAGCCGGAACTTCCATGGCGGCTCCAATGGTTTCGGCTCTTGCAGGGCTTGTTTTAAGTTTAAGACCCGAGTTACATCCGAGTATTGTAAAAGAAAAAATCTGCAATAATGCGACTAGTTTAGGAACAACTGCAGCTGCTATTGAGAAATACGGGTGTGGCAGGCTTAATGTCGGAAATACTCTGATTACAATGAATTCGGAATTTCCTCCTCCTCAAATTACGTCGAATTGTGGAGCACCTGGGCAGCCGGCTTGTTGGGCGGGAATGTATTTAGCTCCTTGGTCACATCAGTTTACTGCAACCGATGGCCTTCCGCCATATACATGGTCTGTAGTGAGCGGAAGGCTTCCCGGAGCTGCTGGATCTACACAGTACAATACTAACACCGGTTATATGTGGGGGCCTGCGACTTTCTGGTGGGGACCAGGTTGGACTTTTGAAATGAAAGTGACCGATGCAAGAGGTAATTCGGATATCAGAAGTTTCTACTTCATATCTACTTTGTAG
- a CDS encoding TetR/AcrR family transcriptional regulator produces MIPAKISTKERILNESRRLFFEKGYETTSIQDILSALDIAKGTFYHHFQSKEELLEEIAVQFAKEAHAAMQAEIGDLGLEGTGLDKLRRALIVARNWKKGKAEEVRFLLESLFSASNLQLRDKIRRKSVDLSFPLFASLIVEGQQDESLKSALRADHLTSIIFDLSDALGEKVAFYLLGRSKESEADIYDLMLSYHKTIEDLLGCPEGGLDYFSREDWSELAQLFKGGAVSAPSLEPLPLVANAG; encoded by the coding sequence ATGATCCCAGCAAAAATCTCCACAAAAGAAAGAATTCTCAACGAATCTAGACGGCTATTCTTCGAAAAAGGGTACGAAACCACATCCATTCAGGACATTCTATCCGCTTTAGATATAGCTAAAGGAACCTTTTACCACCATTTTCAATCCAAAGAAGAACTTTTAGAAGAGATCGCAGTTCAATTCGCAAAAGAAGCGCATGCAGCAATGCAAGCAGAGATTGGAGATTTGGGATTAGAAGGAACCGGCCTAGATAAACTCCGCCGAGCACTCATAGTTGCAAGAAACTGGAAAAAAGGTAAGGCAGAAGAAGTCCGCTTCCTCTTAGAATCCCTTTTCTCCGCCAGCAATCTTCAATTGAGAGATAAAATCAGACGCAAATCCGTGGACTTAAGTTTTCCGTTGTTTGCTTCTTTAATCGTAGAAGGCCAGCAGGACGAATCACTCAAAAGTGCATTAAGAGCGGATCACCTGACTTCCATTATTTTCGACCTAAGCGATGCTTTGGGTGAAAAAGTTGCTTTCTATCTTTTAGGAAGAAGTAAAGAATCCGAAGCCGATATCTACGACTTGATGCTTTCTTATCATAAAACGATAGAAGATCTGCTCGGCTGCCCGGAAGGCGGATTAGATTATTTTAGCAGAGAAGATTGGAGCGAGCTCGCTCAACTTTTCAAAGGTGGTGCGGTTTCTGCTCCAAGCTTGGAACCTTTACCATTGGTTGCGAACGCAGGTTAA
- a CDS encoding iron chaperone, with protein sequence MLLYALVPTLPRLDSNSNPDVEDYLEKTPSIRSEKLKDLVDSIREEFSDLRESLKYGMPTFERNGRWVAFSNHKNHLSVYFCEESFVRAFRAKFPKSENGKNCVLIKDKEKFPSSYLKTLLKKTLQ encoded by the coding sequence ATGTTACTTTATGCTTTAGTTCCTACACTCCCCAGATTGGATTCAAATTCAAATCCGGACGTAGAGGATTATTTAGAAAAAACTCCTTCCATAAGGAGTGAAAAATTAAAGGATTTGGTGGATTCGATCCGGGAAGAATTTTCGGATCTGAGAGAAAGTCTGAAATATGGAATGCCTACTTTCGAAAGGAATGGGCGATGGGTCGCATTCTCGAACCATAAAAACCATCTTTCAGTCTATTTCTGCGAAGAATCTTTTGTAAGGGCATTTCGTGCCAAGTTTCCAAAATCGGAAAACGGCAAGAACTGTGTGTTGATCAAGGACAAGGAGAAGTTCCCTTCTTCTTATCTGAAAACATTGCTCAAAAAGACCTTACAATAA
- a CDS encoding valine--tRNA ligase — protein MKKQISDRYEPTSVEPKWISLWEKEKSFEPNLKAGESFTIVLPPPNVTGSLHIGHALNHTIQDILTRIERKKGKSALWVPGTDHAGIATQVVVERELAKEGKKRTDFTREEFEKKVWEWKEHSGGMIQNQQKLLGESVDWSRSRFTMDEGLSKAVFKVFKTLYDEGLIYRGERIINWCPKTLTAISDLEVEHREVKGKLYHLRYPIVGQAGKYLIVATTRPETMFGDVAVAAHPDDERYKSLKGAELELPLTGRKIPLLFDSFVDKEFGSGLVKITPAHDPNDFEAGQRLGLKPLLVMNPNATLNENAGKYAGLERFVARKKVIDDLQTLGLVEKIEEHTHSIGHNSRGGEIIEPYLSTQWFCKMKPLAELAIQAVQSGETEFVPKLWEKTFYEWMNNIRDWCISRQLWWGHRIPAYHCKNCKHIEVSETKVDNCPKCNSTEVEQDTDVLDTWFSSQLWPFSTLGWPENTEDLKKFYPTSVLVTGFDIIFFWVARMIMMGKKFLGKAPFQKVIIHGLVRDKEGKKFSKSIGNVIDPLDMMNKYGTDSFRFFLAATLPEAKDVLFDESRLDGYRSFCNKIWNSSRFILMNMDADWKLEDLESKYSSKLEPMDKWILHRFNETLANYEKAYSKFLFFEMASQIYDFVWGDFCDWYIELVKPRIYGKLGEESKEVAKQVLASILIKALGLLHPFMPFLTEEIYEVFSDGDFLIQTPFPGSYNVSAEDEGVLKTIILQDVVTQIRVQRAENGVPLDKKCKVILKSSEPLVASAVKDFEFSIIQLARLESIEVNANYTGEKTDSVGAFRFGEVILPLAGMIDFEKERARLNKELQKLIQEEEKLASKLGNENFVAKANPDVIEKEKEKLKNVREKKEVLQKGLEKLG, from the coding sequence ATGAAGAAACAAATCAGCGATCGTTACGAACCTACCAGCGTAGAACCGAAATGGATCTCTCTCTGGGAGAAGGAAAAAAGTTTTGAGCCCAACCTCAAAGCAGGGGAATCTTTTACAATCGTCCTTCCTCCTCCAAACGTGACCGGAAGCCTTCATATTGGTCACGCACTCAATCATACCATCCAAGATATTCTCACCCGTATTGAACGTAAAAAAGGGAAATCCGCTCTTTGGGTTCCGGGCACAGACCATGCTGGGATCGCTACTCAAGTAGTTGTAGAAAGAGAACTCGCCAAAGAAGGCAAAAAGAGAACAGATTTTACTAGAGAGGAATTCGAAAAGAAAGTTTGGGAATGGAAAGAACACTCAGGTGGAATGATCCAAAACCAACAAAAACTTTTAGGAGAATCAGTAGATTGGTCTCGTTCCAGATTTACTATGGACGAAGGATTGTCCAAAGCTGTATTCAAAGTTTTCAAAACACTATATGACGAAGGTTTAATATATAGAGGAGAAAGGATCATCAATTGGTGTCCTAAAACTCTGACTGCTATTTCGGATCTAGAAGTCGAACATAGAGAAGTAAAAGGTAAACTTTATCATCTACGTTATCCCATCGTTGGTCAGGCTGGCAAATATCTGATTGTTGCCACCACAAGACCTGAGACTATGTTTGGAGACGTTGCAGTGGCTGCGCATCCGGACGACGAAAGATATAAATCGTTAAAAGGTGCGGAGTTGGAACTCCCACTTACTGGTAGAAAAATTCCACTATTATTCGATTCCTTCGTAGATAAAGAATTCGGATCCGGTTTAGTTAAGATCACACCTGCTCACGACCCGAACGACTTCGAAGCTGGCCAAAGACTTGGACTCAAGCCATTACTCGTGATGAATCCAAATGCAACTCTGAATGAGAATGCAGGGAAATACGCGGGATTAGAAAGATTCGTAGCTCGTAAAAAAGTAATCGATGATCTGCAAACTTTAGGCCTCGTAGAGAAGATAGAAGAACATACTCATTCTATCGGCCATAACTCCAGAGGTGGAGAAATTATAGAACCGTACTTATCTACTCAATGGTTCTGCAAAATGAAACCTTTGGCTGAACTCGCTATCCAAGCAGTTCAATCCGGAGAAACTGAATTTGTTCCTAAACTTTGGGAGAAAACTTTCTACGAGTGGATGAACAATATTAGAGATTGGTGCATCTCTCGTCAGTTATGGTGGGGACATCGTATCCCTGCATATCATTGTAAAAATTGCAAACATATAGAAGTTTCCGAAACCAAAGTTGATAACTGCCCTAAATGTAATTCCACAGAAGTGGAACAAGACACTGATGTTTTAGATACTTGGTTCTCTTCCCAACTTTGGCCATTCTCCACTTTAGGTTGGCCGGAGAATACAGAAGATCTGAAAAAATTCTATCCTACATCCGTACTAGTAACCGGTTTCGATATTATATTCTTCTGGGTAGCCAGAATGATCATGATGGGTAAGAAGTTTTTAGGTAAGGCTCCTTTCCAAAAAGTTATTATTCACGGATTAGTAAGAGATAAAGAAGGTAAGAAGTTTTCCAAATCCATAGGTAATGTTATCGATCCTTTGGATATGATGAATAAGTACGGAACTGATTCTTTCCGTTTCTTCTTGGCCGCAACTTTACCTGAAGCAAAAGACGTTCTTTTTGACGAAAGCAGGTTAGACGGTTATCGTTCCTTCTGTAATAAGATCTGGAACTCAAGTCGTTTCATCCTGATGAATATGGATGCGGATTGGAAGTTAGAAGATCTGGAATCCAAATACAGTTCCAAATTAGAACCGATGGATAAATGGATCCTCCATAGGTTCAATGAAACTCTTGCTAATTACGAAAAAGCATATTCCAAATTTCTATTTTTCGAAATGGCTTCTCAAATTTATGATTTCGTTTGGGGAGATTTTTGCGATTGGTATATCGAGTTAGTTAAGCCCAGAATTTACGGCAAACTGGGCGAAGAATCCAAAGAAGTCGCAAAACAAGTACTTGCAAGTATTCTAATTAAGGCTTTAGGACTTCTTCATCCTTTTATGCCGTTCTTAACCGAAGAAATTTACGAAGTATTCAGCGATGGGGACTTCTTGATCCAAACTCCTTTCCCAGGCTCCTATAATGTTTCTGCAGAAGACGAAGGTGTTTTGAAAACTATTATTCTACAAGATGTAGTGACCCAAATCCGTGTTCAAAGAGCAGAGAATGGTGTCCCTTTGGATAAAAAATGTAAGGTGATCCTGAAATCTTCAGAGCCTTTAGTTGCTTCTGCAGTAAAAGACTTCGAGTTCTCTATCATACAATTAGCTCGTCTAGAAAGTATAGAAGTGAATGCAAACTATACTGGAGAAAAAACGGACTCAGTTGGTGCGTTCCGTTTCGGAGAAGTGATACTTCCTTTAGCTGGAATGATAGACTTCGAAAAAGAAAGAGCACGCTTAAATAAAGAATTACAGAAATTGATCCAAGAAGAAGAGAAACTCGCTTCTAAATTAGGAAATGAGAATTTCGTTGCAAAAGCGAATCCGGATGTGATCGAAAAAGAAAAAGAAAAACTGAAAAACGTCCGTGAGAAAAAAGAAGTTCTCCAAAAAGGTTTGGAAAAACTAGGTTAA
- the purD gene encoding phosphoribosylamine--glycine ligase — protein MSKILLIGSGGRESAIAYKLRQSPKLSQLYVFPGNGGFPDSEVLAPNSFDLKNKSSVQSFIQKNEYDLVVVGPEDPLVDGIVDWLAEIGVPVFGPSAYCAQIEGSKEFAKALMIEAGVPTAKYASFEDYESAYSYVQKEGAPIVIKADGLAAGKGVTVCTELSQATQALKEIFLDNKFGKSGSKVVIEEFMEGQEASIFAISDGNTYFTLPAAQDHKRAYDGDEGPNTGGMGAYCPAPIVTKETLEKVNTLVFQPVFEIFRKKGNPYKGLLYAGLMIDAKGNPRVVEFNCRFGDPETQCVLPMLEGDLLEIFQASAKGALGDVKISLRPGASTVVVLAAEGYPDSYEKNIPLNLPETNSKDLVVFHAGTSKKDGNLISTGGRILGISSYGKDLKESVDKVYSYLGGFKISKTFFRKDIASKAL, from the coding sequence ATGTCTAAGATCCTTTTAATCGGCTCCGGAGGTCGCGAAAGTGCTATTGCTTATAAACTTCGCCAGTCCCCTAAACTCAGCCAATTGTATGTTTTCCCGGGGAACGGAGGCTTTCCTGATTCAGAAGTTTTAGCCCCCAATTCTTTCGATCTAAAGAACAAATCCTCAGTCCAAAGCTTTATTCAAAAAAATGAATATGATTTAGTAGTGGTCGGCCCCGAAGATCCATTAGTTGACGGCATAGTAGATTGGCTGGCAGAGATTGGAGTCCCGGTTTTCGGACCTTCTGCTTATTGCGCTCAGATCGAAGGCTCCAAAGAATTTGCAAAAGCATTGATGATAGAAGCTGGAGTCCCCACCGCTAAGTATGCATCTTTCGAAGATTATGAATCCGCATATTCTTATGTTCAAAAAGAAGGAGCACCTATCGTAATCAAGGCGGATGGTCTTGCTGCAGGTAAGGGTGTAACTGTTTGCACTGAACTCTCTCAGGCTACACAAGCACTAAAAGAGATCTTTTTAGATAATAAATTCGGAAAAAGTGGATCCAAAGTTGTTATAGAAGAGTTCATGGAAGGACAAGAAGCTTCTATCTTTGCGATAAGTGATGGAAATACTTATTTTACTCTTCCAGCAGCCCAGGATCATAAAAGAGCGTATGACGGAGACGAAGGACCAAACACAGGTGGAATGGGTGCCTACTGTCCGGCCCCAATCGTCACGAAAGAAACATTAGAAAAAGTAAATACACTGGTCTTTCAACCTGTATTCGAAATCTTCCGTAAGAAAGGAAATCCTTATAAAGGCCTTCTATATGCCGGATTGATGATAGATGCAAAAGGAAATCCGAGAGTTGTAGAGTTCAATTGTAGATTTGGTGACCCAGAGACACAATGTGTCTTACCCATGTTAGAAGGTGACTTATTGGAAATTTTCCAGGCATCTGCCAAAGGGGCACTCGGAGATGTAAAAATAAGTTTGAGACCAGGAGCATCTACCGTAGTCGTTTTGGCCGCAGAAGGTTACCCCGATTCTTATGAAAAGAATATTCCTCTGAATTTACCGGAAACGAATAGTAAAGATCTTGTAGTTTTTCATGCGGGCACTTCAAAAAAGGATGGAAACTTAATATCGACGGGTGGAAGAATTCTAGGAATCTCTTCCTACGGTAAGGACTTAAAAGAATCTGTGGATAAGGTTTATTCTTATCTCGGCGGTTTCAAAATTTCCAAAACCTTCTTCCGTAAGGACATAGCGAGTAAAGCTCTTTAA
- the prfB gene encoding peptide chain release factor 2 yields the protein MEVKNAKELKRLSKELQENFLNRWKLLNLDKDQDQLKSFNDRIAEPSFWDNPDQAKSISQKKTELERKLDPWINIRRDILDFPDLVELTFDEKGEEGVDELSSEYQRLKTEFERLELLGALNEPEDMKPAFLNIHPGAGGTESQDWAEMLFRMYLKYFDKKGYQYSVVDFQEGDGAGIKNATIHVIGDFAYGFMKCENGVHRLVRISPFDANKRRHTSFVSVHVSPELDDDIDIKIEDKDIRVDVYRSSGAGGQHVNTTDSAVRITHIPSGIVVACQNERSQIKNRDTAFKMLKARLYEQEQERLKDDLEKKSGEKKDIAWGSQIRSYVFHPYNMVKDHRTDHETGNIQAVMDGDIEPFIMAYLKTL from the coding sequence ATGGAAGTTAAGAACGCCAAGGAACTGAAGCGCCTTTCTAAAGAGCTTCAAGAGAATTTTTTAAATCGATGGAAACTTCTGAACCTGGACAAAGACCAGGATCAACTTAAATCCTTTAATGATCGTATCGCGGAACCTAGTTTTTGGGACAACCCGGACCAAGCAAAATCGATCAGCCAAAAAAAGACAGAATTAGAAAGAAAATTAGACCCTTGGATCAATATCAGAAGGGATATATTAGATTTTCCTGATTTAGTAGAACTAACTTTCGACGAAAAAGGAGAAGAGGGAGTAGACGAACTCAGCTCCGAATACCAAAGATTAAAGACCGAATTCGAAAGATTGGAACTTTTAGGAGCCTTAAACGAGCCGGAAGATATGAAACCTGCATTCTTAAATATCCATCCTGGTGCAGGCGGAACAGAAAGCCAAGACTGGGCAGAAATGCTTTTTAGAATGTATCTGAAATATTTCGATAAAAAAGGATACCAATATAGCGTTGTAGACTTCCAAGAGGGAGACGGTGCCGGGATAAAGAATGCCACCATACACGTGATAGGCGATTTTGCATACGGATTTATGAAATGCGAGAATGGAGTACATCGTTTGGTGAGGATCTCTCCTTTCGACGCGAATAAACGTAGACATACTTCCTTTGTTTCTGTTCACGTTAGTCCAGAGTTGGACGACGATATAGATATCAAAATTGAAGATAAAGATATCAGAGTCGATGTGTATCGCTCTTCAGGCGCAGGTGGACAGCACGTTAACACGACTGACTCTGCGGTTCGTATCACACATATTCCGAGCGGAATCGTAGTCGCTTGCCAGAACGAAAGGTCCCAGATCAAAAACAGAGACACCGCTTTTAAAATGTTAAAAGCAAGACTTTACGAACAGGAACAAGAAAGATTAAAAGACGATCTGGAAAAAAAATCGGGAGAAAAAAAGGACATCGCTTGGGGAAGCCAAATCCGCTCCTATGTATTCCATCCTTATAATATGGTAAAAGACCACCGCACGGATCACGAAACCGGAAACATTCAGGCGGTAATGGACGGAGATATAGAGCCGTTTATCATGGCGTATTTAAAAACTCTTTAA
- a CDS encoding TetR/AcrR family transcriptional regulator: MIERILERTFLLFLSSGFAKTNTDQIAKHIGISKRTLYKYYDTKDKLIDSVFELMRSKVQAKFDKVLQDKTKDPIDRLKEILFFISDLGSKISKTFAKDIETVRPDLFITMRDFRKQRILSLADLLREGQKAGQIRKDVTPELTIDILLAAVDGILNPTYLFQSPYSNTMAFDAIVTIFLEGVQEKH, translated from the coding sequence ATGATAGAAAGAATTTTGGAAAGAACCTTTCTCCTATTTTTATCCTCCGGTTTTGCAAAAACGAATACGGATCAGATCGCAAAACATATCGGTATAAGTAAAAGAACATTATATAAATATTATGATACCAAAGATAAGCTCATCGATTCCGTTTTTGAACTTATGAGATCTAAGGTCCAGGCAAAATTTGACAAGGTTTTGCAGGATAAGACTAAGGATCCTATCGATCGTCTAAAGGAGATTCTATTCTTTATTTCCGATTTGGGTTCTAAAATATCCAAAACATTTGCAAAGGATATAGAAACCGTACGCCCGGATTTATTCATTACCATGAGAGATTTCCGGAAACAAAGGATATTGAGTTTAGCGGACCTTCTCCGGGAAGGGCAAAAAGCAGGACAGATTAGAAAAGACGTTACACCTGAGCTGACGATCGACATTTTATTAGCTGCGGTAGACGGGATATTAAATCCGACTTACTTATTCCAAAGCCCTTACTCGAATACAATGGCATTCGACGCGATCGTTACCATCTTCTTAGAAGGTGTACAGGAGAAACATTAA